A single region of the Triticum dicoccoides isolate Atlit2015 ecotype Zavitan chromosome 2B, WEW_v2.0, whole genome shotgun sequence genome encodes:
- the LOC119366150 gene encoding uncharacterized protein LOC119366150, with protein MVYQLCKGVALCHGHSVRHHDLDPHNLQIGEWGMLLLSQKPALQDILQCMSLCRGQGCHGQPRRMVLASDEQRLFDIGTEEEDGHRRRTEHLSSSRLVRSFRRSSSTATNRHHRSNRATVEGMLYFCQPSPDYVCP; from the exons ATGGTGTACCAGCTTTGCAAGGGCGTTGCTTTATGCCACGGACACAGTGTCCGGCACCATGACCTCGACCCACACAACCTGCAAATTGGTGAATGG GGGATGTTACTGTTAAGTCAAAAACCTGCATTGCAAGATATACTGCAGTGCATGTCCTTGTG CAGAGGACAAGGGTGTCATGGCCAACCAAGGCGCATGGTGCTCGCAAGCGACGAGCAGAGGTTGTTTGACATCGGCACAGAGGAGGAGGACGGGCACAGACGGAGGACAGAGCACCTCTCTTCTTCCAG GTTAGTGAGAAGCTTCAGGAGGAGCTCAAGCACGGCCACCAACAGGCACCACCGCAGCAACAG ggcaaCTGTGGAAGGCATGTTGTATTTCTGTCAGCCCAGTCCTGACTATGTCTGTCCGTGA